From a single Drosophila sulfurigaster albostrigata strain 15112-1811.04 chromosome 3, ASM2355843v2, whole genome shotgun sequence genomic region:
- the LOC133841007 gene encoding protein hu-li tai shao isoform X3, whose translation MTEVEQPPQNGIDPTAGDDDENSKARPADIEQDMREMERRKRVEAIMGSKLFREELERIVDSARDGGAGASGILQQLSDIVGVPVTRVGNVFKSSSCMVPINDIRGVESMGYAKGEKILRCKLAATFRLLDLYGWTQGLGAQITARLKVDQEYFLVNPYGLLYHEITASALNKVDMQGQIVEQGTTNFGVNKSHFVLHSVVHAARPDIRCAIYIGCSPVVAISSLKSGLLALTKDACVLGEISTHAYTGLFDEEERNRLVRSLGPNSKVMLLANHGALCCGETIEEAFYAACHIVQACETQLKLLPVGIDNLVLIPEESRKLIYDQSRRPPEDLEKKFAAVTTDEDAAAAASKEEAAPPKIGSPPKWRVGGAEFEALMRMLDNAGYRTGYIYRHPLIKSDPPKPKNDVELPPAVSSLGYLLEEEELFRQGIWKKGDLRKGGDRSRWLNSPNVYQKVEVLETGTPDPKKITKWVAEGSPTHSTPVRIEDPLQFVPAGTTTKEFKRVQQQIKDNRRADKISAGPQSHILEGVTWDEANRIKDATVSQAGDHVVLMGAASKGIIQRGFQHNATVYKAPYAKNPFDNVTDDELNEYKRTVERKKKSIHGEYTDTDFSESEALNSMQAAGAHAHAKHAQSEPETEHQVIQIQTQQAPIPSQAEVVLSDATLSFINGERSHTATNRKPPTGRGENVQNGDHSEAHLSTFSQSSKEFQDVSTDGSPKKDKKKKKGLRTPSFLKKKKEKKKTEA comes from the exons atgACTGAAGTAGAGCAACCGCCACAGAACGGCATAGATCCCACCGCGGGAGACGATGATGAGAACAGTAAAGCACGCCCCGCTGACATTGAACAG GATATGCGTGAAATGGAGCGACGCAAACGTGTTGAGGCCATTATGGGTTCGAAACTATTTCGTGAGGAGCTGGAGCGCATTGTGGATTCGGCACGCGATGGTGGGGCTGGGGCCAGTGGCATATTGCAGCAATTGTCTGATATTGTTGGGGTGCCAGTAACCCGAGTGGGCAATGTCTTCAAAAGCAGCAGTTGCATGGTACCTATCAATGATATTCGTGGCGTGGAGTCGATGGGTTATGCCAAGGGTGAGAAGATACTCAGATGCAAATTGGCTGCCACTTTCCGTCTGCTCGATCTGTATGGCTGGACGCAGGGTCTGGGAGCACAGATCACAGCACGTCTTAAGGTCGATCAGGAGTACTTTTTGGTCAATCCCTATGGACTGCTGTATCACGAGATCACCGCGTCGGCACTTAATAAAGTCGATATGCAGGGCCAGATTGTTGAGCAGGGTACAACCAACTTTGGCGTGAACAAAAGCC ACTTTGTGTTGCACTCGGTGGTGCATGCCGCACGTCCCGACATCCGTTGCGCCATCTACATTGGCTGCAGTCCCGTCGTAGCGATCTCCTCGCTGAAGTCGGGTCTGCTGGCCCTTACCAAGGATGCCTGTGTTCTGGGTGAGATTAGCACACACGCCTATACCGGTCTGTTTGACGAGGAAGAGCGCAATCGTCTGGTCCGCAGCTTGGGACCAAACTCAAAGGTCATGTTGCTGGCCAATCACGGTGCTCTATGCTGTGGGGAGACCATCGAGGAGGCTTTCTATGCTGCCTGTCATATTGTGCAGGCATGCGAGACGCAGCTGAAACTGCTGCCAGTTGGCATTGATAATCTGGTGCTCATTCCCGAGGAATCGCGCAAACTGATCTACGATCAATCGCGTCGCCCACCAGAGGATTTGGAGAAGAAGTTTGCTGCTGTCACGACCGATGAGgatgccgccgctgctgccagCAAAGAGGAAGCTGCTCCGCCCAAGATTGGCAGCCCACCCAAGTGGCGTGTGGGTGGCGCCGAGTTTGAGGCATTGATGCGTATGCTGGACAATGCTGGCTACCGTACAGGCTACATCTATCGCCATCCATTAATCAAATCGGATCCGCCAAAGCCGAAGAACGACGTTGAGCTCCCACCGGCTGTGTCTTCGTTGGGTTATCTGCTTGAGGAGGAGGAGCTCTTCAGACAAGG AATTTGGAAGAAGGGTGATCTGCGCAAGGGCGGCGATCGCAGTCGCTGGTTGAACTCACCGAATGTTTACCAGAAGGTCGAGGTTTTGGAGACGGGCACACCAGATCCCAAGAAAATAACAAAG TGGGTTGCCGAAGGTTCACCCACTCACTCAACGCCAGTGCGGATCGAGGATCCTTTGCAGTTTGTGCCAGCCGGAACGACAACCAAGGAGTTTAAGCGCGTTCAACAACAA ATCAAGGATAATCGACGTGCGGATAAAATCTCGGCAGGACCACAATCGCACATATTGGAAGGCGTCACCTGGGATGAGGCAAATCGCATCAAAGATGCAACTGTCTCGCAGGCCGGCGATCATGTGGTGCTCATGGGTGCTGCCTCCAAGGGTATCATTCAGCGTGGCTTCCAGCATAATGCAACAGTCTACAAGGCACCTTATGCCAAGAATCCATTCGATAATGTGACAGACGATGAGCTCAACGAATACAAACGCACTGTGGAGCGCAAAAAGAAGAGTATTCATGGCGAGT ATACTGATACTGATTTCTCCGAGTCGGAGGCCCTTAACTCGATGCAGGCAGCGGGCGCCCATGCGCATGCAAAACACGCACAGAGTGAACCAGAGACGG AACACCAAGTGATACAAATCCAAACGCAGCAGGCGCCAATTCCCAGCCAGGCTGAGGTGGTCCTGAGCGATG CCACACTTAGTTTTATTAACGGCGAACGCTCTCATACAGCCACAAATCGCAAGCCGCCAACTGGCCGAG
- the LOC133841007 gene encoding uncharacterized protein LOC133841007 isoform X1: MTEVEQPPQNGIDPTAGDDDENSKARPADIEQDMREMERRKRVEAIMGSKLFREELERIVDSARDGGAGASGILQQLSDIVGVPVTRVGNVFKSSSCMVPINDIRGVESMGYAKGEKILRCKLAATFRLLDLYGWTQGLGAQITARLKVDQEYFLVNPYGLLYHEITASALNKVDMQGQIVEQGTTNFGVNKSHFVLHSVVHAARPDIRCAIYIGCSPVVAISSLKSGLLALTKDACVLGEISTHAYTGLFDEEERNRLVRSLGPNSKVMLLANHGALCCGETIEEAFYAACHIVQACETQLKLLPVGIDNLVLIPEESRKLIYDQSRRPPEDLEKKFAAVTTDEDAAAAASKEEAAPPKIGSPPKWRVGGAEFEALMRMLDNAGYRTGYIYRHPLIKSDPPKPKNDVELPPAVSSLGYLLEEEELFRQGIWKKGDLRKGGDRSRWLNSPNVYQKVEVLETGTPDPKKITKWVAEGSPTHSTPVRIEDPLQFVPAGTTTKEFKRVQQQIKDNRRADKISAGPQSHILEGVTWDEANRIKDATVSQAGDHVVLMGAASKGIIQRGFQHNATVYKAPYAKNPFDNVTDDELNEYKRTVERKKKSIHGEYTDTDFSESEALNSMQAAGAHAHAKHAQSEPETEHQVIQIQTQQAPIPSQAEVVLSDEAQIQDQANHDSVSNQKMSNSVEGQPMKPSAEEQEAAHRLQTQSSCRRDLSIAFHNPNSNSSKMTQQNPNPSPSPSVSATDLTQQRLADPQAAAPLLIMRDLYPYAYLAAYLGRCCQPEICSALLRAIHSEHLPCYRSGGQRSSTTSSTVTTPNTNESSPSHKTLQLVSNVPAPYRTCSHFGFNSPRQTPRTAHRHMPDGTERIHYRPMQRHISYEEIFATPRYEQLCQPCFEHLLRLKPEIRRRAGPGSSSGGDYPDDLISCGSSLMTPRKLTTLTETNDEHLDNYAERASCHAGTQTDGSFLRQLERFNFSEESTNTNYGSRLLLSDLSLAGFQSSCSRAASATSEPPLRALPGRGLESKATVTDITEVWNFGNWQQEPAEEDTPRGQEPLTERRITLEITQQFNAAEEQQAAEAFERQLMSRDERQRRKCEFQELWQDHVQYFGSKSAMEEDIPDGWLRSLHNSGEVAEMIEEPIGEEADRDEKETHLMADEELPAMLQKFEQSLCVVQDNLGRLVAATQKLQSDIGREGLALEVTEGNGALYRSISLGNIPAAEDGAIVSEQPQSLSSSTQAEEEEQAEFELPTENEHEEKRDVEKPVSPVSERKDIAKDDIECIEDDEKEIDEHECPIEIVDSVEQQTEHPLETATPACPARDNAIFSPLEREILERIEADRLKERESIFGRIDESIRNKLTCGKLRNIASDVEETFSTCTHIFRSPPKTPSNSAAIGTESPHLFQFGSEPRPSTYSMHNIDAPSCSTAHLHVIRGEAPRLSRSWASYRESSERSSSSPTSSAASQPSVDSSTKTTKTFLYRSTPRQKRNFIQENIRNASKPRVLPKPTSSSAEYTRKNRNQATFNNDPSSVCTFQAEERGSGARLWVSLPVSPRGILCSKRRSVSPGPSATYPTSHSSCSPYGKRRKQIGIHMPKGRRNANSRNALQKCLSSSTFLSEICEMNSLHQATSTSTFDVNLKEDDTLIPVQEEVPALNLNKTDSTLYYSANDSSLPEGQGKTALELGRNHMKMTRLSGGETTDSASQADMEEETDAVEATAEEYVENTSYTGEISEHSQNVSLNEEMDLPEANATPPGDAETTEETDGEILQEEENSTHEFPEENSESIENRIQADSQPSSSDALPSSSMENVTIALGFRVLAPSQDIIIIDKDSEISSNVAENECDNPTSELVELQEEEDEVSSMIQVVESGSSAYMLKPGNAQFKLSFSKPSQSSEDYETESSSTNREFLLTTNRDLQQTSEQENSEDDDNKPNTSAAAAKKRKSRARKKKANAHVDSEIVLNTQCKIIGGTLHISEDHLDDIQPPRDIIMENDLNPFIDLQDWNIFENALEEEELNITDDELEIEVDLDIDSSEEHLTISLTSNQLPLSGEDTLEIDIPLGSFNNFGQLQLELELVRSSPTENDLIFPEYFDFGSFTLECSISECPSSDDSSSGTSQCLEETQNETNHLIHLEEETKDKNESDVKRK; this comes from the exons atgACTGAAGTAGAGCAACCGCCACAGAACGGCATAGATCCCACCGCGGGAGACGATGATGAGAACAGTAAAGCACGCCCCGCTGACATTGAACAG GATATGCGTGAAATGGAGCGACGCAAACGTGTTGAGGCCATTATGGGTTCGAAACTATTTCGTGAGGAGCTGGAGCGCATTGTGGATTCGGCACGCGATGGTGGGGCTGGGGCCAGTGGCATATTGCAGCAATTGTCTGATATTGTTGGGGTGCCAGTAACCCGAGTGGGCAATGTCTTCAAAAGCAGCAGTTGCATGGTACCTATCAATGATATTCGTGGCGTGGAGTCGATGGGTTATGCCAAGGGTGAGAAGATACTCAGATGCAAATTGGCTGCCACTTTCCGTCTGCTCGATCTGTATGGCTGGACGCAGGGTCTGGGAGCACAGATCACAGCACGTCTTAAGGTCGATCAGGAGTACTTTTTGGTCAATCCCTATGGACTGCTGTATCACGAGATCACCGCGTCGGCACTTAATAAAGTCGATATGCAGGGCCAGATTGTTGAGCAGGGTACAACCAACTTTGGCGTGAACAAAAGCC ACTTTGTGTTGCACTCGGTGGTGCATGCCGCACGTCCCGACATCCGTTGCGCCATCTACATTGGCTGCAGTCCCGTCGTAGCGATCTCCTCGCTGAAGTCGGGTCTGCTGGCCCTTACCAAGGATGCCTGTGTTCTGGGTGAGATTAGCACACACGCCTATACCGGTCTGTTTGACGAGGAAGAGCGCAATCGTCTGGTCCGCAGCTTGGGACCAAACTCAAAGGTCATGTTGCTGGCCAATCACGGTGCTCTATGCTGTGGGGAGACCATCGAGGAGGCTTTCTATGCTGCCTGTCATATTGTGCAGGCATGCGAGACGCAGCTGAAACTGCTGCCAGTTGGCATTGATAATCTGGTGCTCATTCCCGAGGAATCGCGCAAACTGATCTACGATCAATCGCGTCGCCCACCAGAGGATTTGGAGAAGAAGTTTGCTGCTGTCACGACCGATGAGgatgccgccgctgctgccagCAAAGAGGAAGCTGCTCCGCCCAAGATTGGCAGCCCACCCAAGTGGCGTGTGGGTGGCGCCGAGTTTGAGGCATTGATGCGTATGCTGGACAATGCTGGCTACCGTACAGGCTACATCTATCGCCATCCATTAATCAAATCGGATCCGCCAAAGCCGAAGAACGACGTTGAGCTCCCACCGGCTGTGTCTTCGTTGGGTTATCTGCTTGAGGAGGAGGAGCTCTTCAGACAAGG AATTTGGAAGAAGGGTGATCTGCGCAAGGGCGGCGATCGCAGTCGCTGGTTGAACTCACCGAATGTTTACCAGAAGGTCGAGGTTTTGGAGACGGGCACACCAGATCCCAAGAAAATAACAAAG TGGGTTGCCGAAGGTTCACCCACTCACTCAACGCCAGTGCGGATCGAGGATCCTTTGCAGTTTGTGCCAGCCGGAACGACAACCAAGGAGTTTAAGCGCGTTCAACAACAA ATCAAGGATAATCGACGTGCGGATAAAATCTCGGCAGGACCACAATCGCACATATTGGAAGGCGTCACCTGGGATGAGGCAAATCGCATCAAAGATGCAACTGTCTCGCAGGCCGGCGATCATGTGGTGCTCATGGGTGCTGCCTCCAAGGGTATCATTCAGCGTGGCTTCCAGCATAATGCAACAGTCTACAAGGCACCTTATGCCAAGAATCCATTCGATAATGTGACAGACGATGAGCTCAACGAATACAAACGCACTGTGGAGCGCAAAAAGAAGAGTATTCATGGCGAGT ATACTGATACTGATTTCTCCGAGTCGGAGGCCCTTAACTCGATGCAGGCAGCGGGCGCCCATGCGCATGCAAAACACGCACAGAGTGAACCAGAGACGG AACACCAAGTGATACAAATCCAAACGCAGCAGGCGCCAATTCCCAGCCAGGCTGAGGTGGTCCTGAGCGATG AAGCACAAATTCAAGATCAAGCTAATCACGATTCAGTCAGTAACCAGAAGATGTCGAACAGCGTTGAGGGGCAGCCTATGAAACCGAGTGCCGAGGAACAAGAAGCCGCGCATCGTCTGCAGACTCAGAGTAGCTGTCGTCGTGATCTAAGCATTGCCTTTCATAATCCCAATAGTAATAGTAGTAAGATGACCCAACAAAATCCCAATCCCAGTCCCAGCCCCAGTGTTAGCGCAACTGACTTGACACAGCAAAGATTAGCCGATCCTCAAGCAGCAGCGCCTTTGCTGATCATGCGAGACTTGTATCCCTACGCCTATTTGGCTGCGTATTTGGGTCGCTGTTGTCAGCCCGAGATCTGCTCAGCTCTTCTAAGAGCCATACACTCGGAGCACTTGCCTTGCTATCGCAGCGGGGGTCAACGCTCCAGCACTACTTCAAGCACTGTGACCACTCCAAACACCAACGAATCTTCGCCGTCACACAAAACTCTACAGTTAGTGAGTAATGTGCCAGCTCCATATCGCACTTGCTCGCACTTTGGCTTCAATTCGCCGCGACAAACTCCACGTACGGCGCACCGACACATGCCGGATGGCACAGAGCGCATACACTATCGTCCCATGCAACGGCACATCAGCTACGAAGAGATCTTTGCGACTCCTCGCTATGAGCAGCTGTGTCAGCCCTGTTTCGAGCATTTGCTACGCCTTAAGCCGGAGATACGACGTCGTGCTGGTcccggcagcagcagcggtggcgACTATCCCGATGATCTTATCAGTTGTGGCAGCAGCTTAATGACGCCGCGCAAACTCACGACTCTGACGGAGACGAATGATGAGCATCTCGATAATTACGCAGAACGGGCTTCGTGTCATGCGGGCACCCAGACAGATGGGAGTTTCCTGCGTCAACTCGAACGTTTTAACTTCTCTGAGGAATCAACCAATACCAATTATGGATCTAGACTGCTACTCAGTGACTTGAGTTTGGCGGGTTTTCAGAGTTCCTGCAGTCGTGCAGCGAGTGCAACAAGTGAACCGCCACTGCGAGCTCTACCCGGTAGAGGATTGGAATCGAAAGCAACCGTAACGGATATTACAGAGGTCTGGAATTTTGGCAATTGGCAGCAGGAACCTGCTGAAGAAGATACTCCTCGGGGTCAAGAGCCACTCACTGAACGTCGCATTACGCTTGAGATTACACAGCAATTTAATGCCGCAGAAGAGCAGCAGGCAGCGGAAGCATTTGAACGACAGTTAATGTCTCGCGACGAGCGACAGCGTCGCAAGTGTGAATTTCAGGAGTTGTGGCAGGATCATGTCCAATACTTTGGTTCCAAATCGGCTATGGAAGAGGACATCCCGGATGGTTGGTTAAGAAGCCTTCACAACAGTGGCGAAGTAGCTGAAATGATAGAAGAACCAATTGGTGAAGAAGCGGATCGTGATGAAAAGGAAACGCATCTGATGGCTGACGAGGAGCTGCCAGCTATGCTCCAAAAATTTGAGCAAAGTCTATGTGTTGTACAAGATAATTTAGGTAGACTAGTTGCTGCCACCCAAAAGCTGCAAAGCGATATAGGCAGAGAAGGATTAGCTTTAGAGGTAACCGAGGGAAATGGCGCGTTATATCGGTCGATTAGCTTGGGGAATATTCCCGCAGCTGAAGATGGAGCCATTGTTTCCGAGCAACCACAATCGTTGAGCTCTAGCACTCAAGCTGAAGAGGAAGAGCAAGCGGAATTTGAGCTGCCTACTGAAAACGAGCATGAGGAGAAGCGGGATGTTGAGAAACCTGTCTCACCTGTGTCCGAACGTAAAGATATCGCAAAAGACGATATCGAATGCATTGAGGACGATGAAAAGGAGATCGATGAGCACGAGTGTCCCATTGAAATAGTTGACTCGGTGGAGCAACAGACAGAGCACCCTCTGGAAACAGCAACACCAGCTTGTCCAGCTCGCGATAATGCCATATTTTCGCCACTGGAGAGAGAGATTCTCGAACGCATTGAGGCGGACCGCTTGAAGGAGCGTGAATCGATCTTTGGAAGGATTGACGAAAGCATACGCAACAAGTTGACATGCGGTAAACTCAGAAATATCGCGAGCGATGTCGAAGAAACGTTCTCAACTTGCACACACATCTTTCGAAGTCCTCCGAAGACACCATCTAACTCTGCAGCTATAGGTACTGAGTCACCGCATCTTTTTCAGTTTGGCAGCGAACCGCGTCCGTCCACCTATAGCATGCACAACATTGATGCGCCTAGCTGCTCGACTGCCCATCTGCATGTGATCAGGGGTGAGGCGCCGCGATTGTCACGTTCCTGGGCTAGCTATCGGGAGAGCAGCGAACGATCATCCTCATCGCCTACTTCGTCGGCAGCGTCGCAACCTTCTGTCGACAGCAGTACAAAGACCACAAAGACCTTTCTTTATCGTAGCACGCCGCGCCAGAAACGAAATTTTATCCAGGAGAACATACGAAATGCGAGCAAACCTCGCGTTCTGCCCAAACCCACATCAAGCTCGGCAGAATATACTCGTAAGAACCGCAACCAGGCGACATTCAACAATGATCCATCTTCTGTATGCACATTTCAGGCGGAGGAACGGGGCAGCGGTGCTCGTTTATGGGTCTCATTGCCCGTAAGTCCTCGTGGCATTCTTTGTTCCAAACGCAGATCAGTTAGTCCAGGACCTTCAGCCACTTACCCGACATCGCATTCCTCCTGCTCGCCATATGGGAAACGCCGCAAACAAATTGGTATTCATATGCCCAAGGGACGACGTAACGCCAATTCACGTAATGCCCTGCAGAAGTGTTTGTCGAGTAGCACTTTCCTTTCTGAAATATGTGAAATGAATAGTTTGCATCAGGCGACTTCAACCTCAACCTTTGATGTCAATCTTAAGGAAGATGATACCCTAATTCCAGTTCAGGAAGAAGTGCctgcattaaatttgaataaaactgATAGTACCCTTTACTATAGTGCCAATGACAGCTCACTGCCAGAAGGTCAGGGAAAAACTGCTCTAGAATTGGGAAGAAATCACATGAAAATGACAAGATTGTCTGGCGGTGAGACCACAGACTCCGCCAGTCAAGCTGATATGGAAGAGGAAACAGACGCTGTGGAGGCAACCGCAGAGGAATATGTTGAGAATACAAGCTATACTGGCGAAATTTCGGAACACTCGCAAAATGTGTCGCTAAATGAAGAGATGGATCTTCCAGAAGCTAATGCAACGCCCCCTGGTGATGCGGAGACCACTGAGGAAACCGATGGGGAAATTCTCCAAGAAGAGGAAAACAGTACTCATGAATTTCCAGAAGAAAACTCGgaatcaattgaaaatagaaTTCAAGCGGACTCGCAGCCCTCTTCCAGCGACGCTCTACCATCCTCAAGCATGGAAAATGTTACGATTGCATTGGGCTTTAGGGTGCTGGCACCAAGCCAAGACATTATCATCATCGACAAGGATTCTGAAATATCAAGTAATGTTGCTGAAAACGAATGCGACAATCCCACCTCTGAATTGGTTGAACTGCAAGAAGAGGAGGATGAAGTGAGCAGTATGATCCAAGTTGTTGAAAGCGGCTCATCAGCGTATATGCTCAAACCGGGTAATGCACAATTTAAGCTAAGCTTCAGTAAACCATCACAAAGCTCTGAAGACTACGAAACCGAGAGTAGTTCAACGAATAGGGAATTCCTACTAACTACAAATAGGGACTTGCAGCAAACCTCAGAGCAGGAAAATTCCGAGGATGATGATAACAAGCCAAACACTTCTGCAGCGGCAgctaaaaaacgaaaatcacGTGCCCGAAAAAAGAAAGCCAATGCACATGTTGATTCCGAAATTGTCTTAAATACGCAGTGTAAAATCATAGGTGGAACCCTGCATATATCCGAGGACCATCTCGACGACATACAGCCACCTCGAGACATAATTATGGAGAATGATTTAAATCCCTTTATCGATTTGCAAGATTGGAACATCTTTGAAAATGCACTTGAAGAGGAAGAATTAAATATTACGGATGATGAACTTGAAATAGAAGTTGATTTAGATATAGATTCATCCGAAGAGCACTTGACGATAAGCCTAACTTCTAACCAATTACCGTTATCGGGCGAAGACACGCTTGAAATCGACATACCCCTTGGTAGCTTCAATAACTTCGGTCAACTTCAATTGGAACTTGAACTCGTACGCAGCTCTCCTACTGaaaatgatttgatttttccAGAATACTTTGATTTTGGTTCTTTTACGCTGGAATGTTCAATAAGCGAATGTCCATCAAGTGATGACAGTTCTTCGGGAACATCGCAATGCCTGGAAGAAAcgcaaaatgaaacaaacCATTTAATACACTTGGAGGAAGAGACCAAAGATAAAAACGAATCTGATGTTAAAAGAAAATAG
- the LOC133841007 gene encoding protein hu-li tai shao isoform X4: protein MTEVEQPPQNGIDPTAGDDDENSKARPADIEQDMREMERRKRVEAIMGSKLFREELERIVDSARDGGAGASGILQQLSDIVGVPVTRVGNVFKSSSCMVPINDIRGVESMGYAKGEKILRCKLAATFRLLDLYGWTQGLGAQITARLKVDQEYFLVNPYGLLYHEITASALNKVDMQGQIVEQGTTNFGVNKSHFVLHSVVHAARPDIRCAIYIGCSPVVAISSLKSGLLALTKDACVLGEISTHAYTGLFDEEERNRLVRSLGPNSKVMLLANHGALCCGETIEEAFYAACHIVQACETQLKLLPVGIDNLVLIPEESRKLIYDQSRRPPEDLEKKFAAVTTDEDAAAAASKEEAAPPKIGSPPKWRVGGAEFEALMRMLDNAGYRTGYIYRHPLIKSDPPKPKNDVELPPAVSSLGYLLEEEELFRQGIWKKGDLRKGGDRSRWLNSPNVYQKVEVLETGTPDPKKITKWVAEGSPTHSTPVRIEDPLQFVPAGTTTKEFKRVQQQIKDNRRADKISAGPQSHILEGVTWDEANRIKDATVSQAGDHVVLMGAASKGIIQRGFQHNATVYKAPYAKNPFDNVTDDELNEYKRTVERKKKSIHGEYTDTDFSESEALNSMQAAGAHAHAKHAQSEPETEHQVIQIQTQQAPIPSQAEVVLSDATLSFINGERSHTATNRKPPTGRGENVQNGDHSEAHLSTFSQSSKEDVSTDGSPKKDKKKKKGLRTPSFLKKKKEKKKTEA from the exons atgACTGAAGTAGAGCAACCGCCACAGAACGGCATAGATCCCACCGCGGGAGACGATGATGAGAACAGTAAAGCACGCCCCGCTGACATTGAACAG GATATGCGTGAAATGGAGCGACGCAAACGTGTTGAGGCCATTATGGGTTCGAAACTATTTCGTGAGGAGCTGGAGCGCATTGTGGATTCGGCACGCGATGGTGGGGCTGGGGCCAGTGGCATATTGCAGCAATTGTCTGATATTGTTGGGGTGCCAGTAACCCGAGTGGGCAATGTCTTCAAAAGCAGCAGTTGCATGGTACCTATCAATGATATTCGTGGCGTGGAGTCGATGGGTTATGCCAAGGGTGAGAAGATACTCAGATGCAAATTGGCTGCCACTTTCCGTCTGCTCGATCTGTATGGCTGGACGCAGGGTCTGGGAGCACAGATCACAGCACGTCTTAAGGTCGATCAGGAGTACTTTTTGGTCAATCCCTATGGACTGCTGTATCACGAGATCACCGCGTCGGCACTTAATAAAGTCGATATGCAGGGCCAGATTGTTGAGCAGGGTACAACCAACTTTGGCGTGAACAAAAGCC ACTTTGTGTTGCACTCGGTGGTGCATGCCGCACGTCCCGACATCCGTTGCGCCATCTACATTGGCTGCAGTCCCGTCGTAGCGATCTCCTCGCTGAAGTCGGGTCTGCTGGCCCTTACCAAGGATGCCTGTGTTCTGGGTGAGATTAGCACACACGCCTATACCGGTCTGTTTGACGAGGAAGAGCGCAATCGTCTGGTCCGCAGCTTGGGACCAAACTCAAAGGTCATGTTGCTGGCCAATCACGGTGCTCTATGCTGTGGGGAGACCATCGAGGAGGCTTTCTATGCTGCCTGTCATATTGTGCAGGCATGCGAGACGCAGCTGAAACTGCTGCCAGTTGGCATTGATAATCTGGTGCTCATTCCCGAGGAATCGCGCAAACTGATCTACGATCAATCGCGTCGCCCACCAGAGGATTTGGAGAAGAAGTTTGCTGCTGTCACGACCGATGAGgatgccgccgctgctgccagCAAAGAGGAAGCTGCTCCGCCCAAGATTGGCAGCCCACCCAAGTGGCGTGTGGGTGGCGCCGAGTTTGAGGCATTGATGCGTATGCTGGACAATGCTGGCTACCGTACAGGCTACATCTATCGCCATCCATTAATCAAATCGGATCCGCCAAAGCCGAAGAACGACGTTGAGCTCCCACCGGCTGTGTCTTCGTTGGGTTATCTGCTTGAGGAGGAGGAGCTCTTCAGACAAGG AATTTGGAAGAAGGGTGATCTGCGCAAGGGCGGCGATCGCAGTCGCTGGTTGAACTCACCGAATGTTTACCAGAAGGTCGAGGTTTTGGAGACGGGCACACCAGATCCCAAGAAAATAACAAAG TGGGTTGCCGAAGGTTCACCCACTCACTCAACGCCAGTGCGGATCGAGGATCCTTTGCAGTTTGTGCCAGCCGGAACGACAACCAAGGAGTTTAAGCGCGTTCAACAACAA ATCAAGGATAATCGACGTGCGGATAAAATCTCGGCAGGACCACAATCGCACATATTGGAAGGCGTCACCTGGGATGAGGCAAATCGCATCAAAGATGCAACTGTCTCGCAGGCCGGCGATCATGTGGTGCTCATGGGTGCTGCCTCCAAGGGTATCATTCAGCGTGGCTTCCAGCATAATGCAACAGTCTACAAGGCACCTTATGCCAAGAATCCATTCGATAATGTGACAGACGATGAGCTCAACGAATACAAACGCACTGTGGAGCGCAAAAAGAAGAGTATTCATGGCGAGT ATACTGATACTGATTTCTCCGAGTCGGAGGCCCTTAACTCGATGCAGGCAGCGGGCGCCCATGCGCATGCAAAACACGCACAGAGTGAACCAGAGACGG AACACCAAGTGATACAAATCCAAACGCAGCAGGCGCCAATTCCCAGCCAGGCTGAGGTGGTCCTGAGCGATG CCACACTTAGTTTTATTAACGGCGAACGCTCTCATACAGCCACAAATCGCAAGCCGCCAACTGGCCGAG